The following DNA comes from Euzebyales bacterium.
ACCCCCTGGAGGACATTTCACCTACCTCCGCCGGTCAGCGCTGCACCACCCGCGCGCGGCTCGGCCGCTGAGGGATCACAGGCATGCGCGAGCGGAGCGGGCGAAGATCCGTCACGGCCCATTCAGCGTGCACCGGTGACCGGATCGCGCTCGCGCGCGGCAACCGCCGGGGACGCTGGAGACGGCACTACCAGAGCCGCAGCCCGATCCGGTACGGTGACGCATCACAGCGATGGTAGGGCCCCGCCGTGGCCACACCGCCCGAGTCCCACGCCGCCCGCCTCGACGTCGACTATCCGACACGCTCGATCGGCTGACGACGTTCTTCCGGCTGATCTGGCCATACCCATCCTCATCATCCTGGCCCTGCTCACCGCGACCGGCAACGAGACCGTGGTCACGGAGACCGGCGAGCAGGTCACCACCTCCCGCGGCGGGATCTCCGGCGGCCTGTGGGCCGCCACGATGCTGATGACCCACTTCCGTCTGCGGTACCCAAGGTGGTGGTTCGACTTCGCCCGCGAACTGACCCGCTTCGAAGCACGTGTCACTGCCTACCTGGCGTTGCTCACCGATCAGTACCCGTCGACCGTCGACGAGCAGGCCGTGCACCTCGAGATCGACTGTCCAGACGTCGAGCAGGACCTCAACCGCTGGCTGCCACTGGTCAAATGGCTGCTGGCGATCCCGCACCACATCGTCCTCGCCGTGCTCTTGCTCGCAGCGCTCGCCGCCATCGTGGTCGCGTGGTTTCGCGACCCTGTTCATCGGACGCTATCCGCGGGCGCTGTTCGACTTCGTGGTGGGGGTCGGCCGGTGGAGCCTTCGCGTCCAGGCGTATGCGTTCCTGCTCGTCACCGACCGGTACCCGCCATTCAGCCTCGCATGACGCGAGCGGACGGATGACACGGCGCCGCCGACCGCCTGACGCAGGCACCGTGTCGTCGTCCTGCGGCGGGCGGAGCCTGCCGGGTGTCAGCATCGTGCGATGGGCGTGCGAGTCACGATCGCACGCGGTCACGTTCCTCGCTCGGTCTACGTCATGAGGGTCCGGTTCGTCGTCGGGAGCGGGGAGCTGCTCGGTGCCGTGATGCTGGGTCTCCCGACGGTGGCGATTCGTCGGGACCGTCCTGCTCCTCGTCATCCTGGAAGGTGCCGTGGTCACGCATGTCATCAATCACCATCCGTTGTCCCAGAGCATCGCTGCCCCGGTGACGTTGGTGCTCGTCGCGTTCGTGGCGTGGGCATCCCGAGCCGTGGGGTGGCGGCAGCTGCTCGTGCGCAGCCACCTGTGACCAGGCGGGCGGCCTGCGCTCTCGAGTGGGAGGCGTCGTCCCGGCCAGAACAGGTGTGTCCTGACGTCGGCACCACGCGATACTCGACCCATGGACGTCGACCAGGCACGGCGCAGGTTCGCCACCGGTCGGGTCGCCAGGCTCGCGTCGGTCCACCCCAGAGGCACTCCACACCTGGTGCCGGTCACCTTCGCCGTCGACGGTGACGCGATCTTCACCGCGGTGGACGCCAAGCCCAAGCGCACCACCCGCCTGCAGCGCCTGGAGAACCTCCGTGCCCACCCCCAGTGCGCTCTCCTGGTCGACCACTACGACGACGACGACTGGTCGCAGCTGTGGTGGG
Coding sequences within:
- a CDS encoding TIGR03668 family PPOX class F420-dependent oxidoreductase: MDVDQARRRFATGRVARLASVHPRGTPHLVPVTFAVDGDAIFTAVDAKPKRTTRLQRLENLRAHPQCALLVDHYDDDDWSQLWWVRADGSARVIDAPAPSHPGLALLTDRYVPYARTSPTGPLIVVTVTRWTGWSAS